The segment TGATCCGTTCACCAATTCCATGGGTTCCGTTCACCAATTCCACATGAGATATTTCTTCGCCTTACTgaggctcaaaattttataaggagAAAAGGAGATAAACCACAAAGGGATTGTGATTCTatgatgtcaaaatatttaattggtgtATCCGCCAGTATTTTCCTGTACATGTTTTGGTATTATATCACGATTATATCCAATGCAAAGATTTATGATATCCAAGTCTTTTGATAATTCAACTcacattcaaaacttttataatgaATCAGCAGATTTTCTTGAATTAAGTTCAGAAGgctgaaattaatgaattttcaaagtgTAACATTTTCAAGTTAATAACAAAATATGGTTGCAGTAAGATAAGTTCAGTTTTGACCAGGTTGTTTGTCAAGTCTCTGAATATTAAATGacattgtaatatatttatagaaaacagATTACCtcgatttcttttcaaaaagagaGTGAGAACAATTACAAGCTAACAGCAATAAATAACACTATGAATGGAATGTCaatgaatctaaaataattttcgtcTATTTTCTTTTCAGGTCCTTTTTTGTGTATCTCCGGTAGTCTTGTGTTTCTATCGCTACCCGGGACGTCGTAcgtaattttttctttctgcagattgatttaaaacattacattcatatttttagatGAATGAATGACAAGAAAAGaagtttcaatgaattaaaacctacaatataacataaaaaaagcaaaaattattaaaattctctttaCATTTCGAATCTCTTCTCTGACTTTAGTTTTGATTATATCATCTATCTCATTTTCGTCTGGTTTGATACATCAGCAATTGCATTCTGTACATATCGATTTTTATGTCATGTAATTTATGGAACAAAAGCCtgtctaaaaaaattatcgtGTTTTTCAAATACTCATCTCACcgataaaaattttggaaaatttgatctctgacaaaaaagtaataaaattttactgaatatcaCCAAAATGAGTAAAcgaaatataagttaattttacttttattacgtcatatatttaactatataaaaaattgtgtCTTTCTAAGTACGATAAGCGATCCTTACCATAATCTTCCAATaatgagagaaaattatttttgatgattggataaatgataaaataatttgttaagcaatattctttgaattttattatctttctctcCTATAAAACATTTCTTCTGTAAGCATCGtgtgtttcttttaaattcatgcaAAACATGTAGCAATAAATATGGCGTCGATAGACGGAATTTCTTACCGATTTCTGGCATGACATACTCAGTTTAAGTTAAATAACATTGTTTGTGTAAGATACCCGCTTAAgttcgaataattttttatataacaattgaagtaatatatttttattttcaaatgggatttaagcaaaaatttaatatcttgtaAATCTATagcattttaatcagtttttttaatatttgccatTATTTAGAATGTTTGCCTAAATATGGACAAAAATGTGTACTGTAAATTagctaaacaatattataaaacaaaattaggctaccaaatttcatactgatatttctttgtattattttagtaattgtgTTTGGAGAATGGAACcgtttggaaaaaagaaaaaaaaacattttgagaaacgagattattattattaaattttaatgagacaagaaaaaatatttttctacagaaCTTCCTAAGTTGTTTGGGGCGCGGTGGCCTgatagtaaggtctcggcttctaaAGTTGAGGGTTTCacgttcgagacccgattccaccgaagaaccgtcgtgcaagcgaGTCTGTTTTTTAATCGTAActagtttttactttttagtttttaattcataaataataattactaatatttttatattttgaaaaaaatccattttcttaaAGGCATTTCGGTtgctaatataaaattgaattatatctaATCCATCGATTATTTAGAATGTGTTCCAAAATCCATCCAAGATTTGAATTTTGCGCCATTTGTTTGATAAAATGCTGCAAACGAAAAGAAAGAGAAGTTGACAGTTGAAAgttcaagtttattaaaaatgaagtattgaaAGAACATTGCAATTTCTTTcttgagaattatttaaaaaataatgaaggttTGGAGACTAGAATTcacaatttttgcttaaaataggGTCGGTGCCACATGTCATACAATCCGAAACAATTCAATTACTGGATGAGCCATTTCTTggctgtataatttttaattttggtgaTCAGAATGGTTGTCCAGATCATGCGATTTAACCCGATTAGActctttttttggggggagggggagaCCGTTGAAGGCTAAAGTTTAAGCTAATAAAGCGAAGAAAAAAATgagagcaacaacaacaaaactcaGCCACATTTTTGCAAAAGgctaattgattaaaaaaacagaactttcatttaaatataattgcaaaaactTTCTTTCTATTCCAGCCGGCTATGACTGTCCAACTGCAagggaaaaaatgttgaaaaattccaGCGGTAATTGGATGATTCCAAAGTGCAACAAAGACGGTTCCTTTCAAGAACTGCAATGTTTCGACACAAACGGTCCCGACGACTGCATGTGCGTATACAAAGATGGAACACTTCTTTCTTTGCCTCATCAAGGTTTAAACACCACGACTTGTCTGTGTTATATGATCAAGTACGAACGCCTTCTAAAGAGTAAGTCGAATGTCTTTGTTCTTACGAAGCGGTTTCGAATTTAAATAATACCTATTTGAGCCCTTTTTGTGTTAGTGAATCTCATTTACGAATATGAGCACCT is part of the Argiope bruennichi chromosome 10, qqArgBrue1.1, whole genome shotgun sequence genome and harbors:
- the LOC129989031 gene encoding U24-ctenitoxin-Pn1a-like isoform X2 produces the protein MTKILTCAVLFCVSPVVLCFYRYPGRPGYDCPTAREKMLKNSSGNWMIPKCNKDGSFQELQCFDTNGPDDCMCVYKDGTLLSLPHQGLNTTTCLCYMIKYERLLKKFITEEDYRGPICDYSGYFNHKQCSVESRKCWCVTKYGIEVVPPSPYRTTCDDVAHLL